From one Melospiza melodia melodia isolate bMelMel2 chromosome 6, bMelMel2.pri, whole genome shotgun sequence genomic stretch:
- the PROX2 gene encoding prospero homeobox protein 2 — protein MPLVQMQLVMQEQAETSNIWKAASLSRQEEDMMDSRTGFERDRDRATSGHGQGLKLEPCFQTDSLLPSLSASLIPQLLSHTMVGRNLDPTVLFPSSQAVALPHDYKRGASLGEEAQALAFPRTRAPAPLPCAGGGDQLSNQHPREQLCDQHLRAKRARVESIIQGMSLPPTPQASDTSLGAAFGHERERGGEMPQESKRKPRVPQQGMGAAGRVAPTGGSCHAKGCQQLKEQLCFLEQQLRWLQEKFYQVCDTEDAAQTQEDSEIVQPLPGKPQDRLNKDSGTATSNTRRVPLRRSVLEECGLEEAEDTGDTGGLPSAVRVLSQALKHELSVVTCHVVDSVLKTLWPKADSHIQKQHHSPPMLGPDARREYSAGGKCRKPLAKPSAMNAPGSLGSPEAEALTGSLGKSLGSYAASFSSKGVRKSTRLPSMGYSLGSAMPVQNIQLLSQLLGHGQHSPWGSDSGESPSALERGCLEPLKLPWGSVKLRSSIARQQQHHPLPLSPASMESLALLPAGRDGHGELPAANDGAPFASTHIQEALTPGHLKKAKLMFFFTRYPSSTLLKTYFLDVQFSRCITSQLIKWFSNFREFYYIQVEKFARQALLEGVVDACTLQVSRDSELFRALNMHYNKGNDFEVPGRFLEVASLTLQEFFSAVRAGKDADPSWKKPIYKIISKLDSDIPEGFKAAGCSQELLHS, from the exons ATGCCTCTGGTGCAGATGCAGCTGGTGATGCAGGAG CAGGCTGAAACATCAAACATCTGGAAGGCTGCCAGTCTGTCCAGGCAGGAAGAAGATATGATGGACAGCAGGACTGGCTTTGAGCGGGATAGAGACCGTGCCACTTCAGGGCATGGCCAGGGGCTGAAATTGGAGCCCTGTTTCCAGACTGACTCTCTCTTGCCTTCCCTCAGTGCATCCCTGATTCCACAGCTCCTCAGCCACACAATGGTTGGCAGGAACCTGGATCCCACCGTTCTCTTCCCTTCCTCTCAGGCAGTGGCCCTGCCTCATGACTACAAACGTGGTGCAAGCCTTGGAGAAGAAGCACAAGCCCTGGCTTTCCCCAGGACCCGTGCCCcagctcccctgccctgtgctggtgGTGGGGACCAGCTCTCCAACCAGCACCCACGGGAGCAGCTCTGTGACCAGCACCTACGAGCCAAGCGGGCCAGGGTGGAGAGCATCATCCAGGGCATGAGCCTCCCACCAACCCCGCAGGCATCTGACACGAGCCTGGGGGCAGCTTTTGGGCATGAGAGGGAAAGGGGTGGGGAGATGCCCCAGGAGAGCAAGAGGAAGCCAAGAGTGCCCCAGCAGGGCATGGGGGCAGCTGGAAGAGTGGCTCCCACAGGGGGCAGCTGCCATGCCAAGGGCTGCCAGCAGCTGAAAGAGCAGCTCTGCTTCTTagagcagcagctgaggtggCTTCAGGAGAAGTTCTACCAAGTCTGTGACACTGAGGATGCTGCCCAAACACAGGAAGATTCAGAGATAGTGCAGCCACTGCCTGGAAAGCCCCAAGACAGACTGAACAAGGACAGTGGCACCGCCACCAGCAACACACGGCGAGTGCCTCTCAGGAGGAGTGTCCTGGAGGAGTGtgggctggaggaggctgaggacacaggtgacacaggtggcctGCCCTCGGCAGTGAGGGtactctcacaggcactgaagcACGAGCTGTCTGTGGTGACATGCCACGTAGTGGACTCTGTCCTGAAGACTCTCTGGCCAAAGGCAGACAGCCACATCCAGAAGCAGCACCACAGCCCTCCAATGCTGGGGCCAGATGCCAGGAGAGAGTATTCTGCTGGTGGGAAATGCAGAAAGCCACTTGCTAAGCCATCTGCCATGAATGCACCAGGCTCCCTGGGCTCACCCGAGGCTGAGGCCCTGACAGGATCTTTGGGGAAGAGCCTGGgctcttatgctgcctccttcagcTCAAAGGGGGTCAGAAAATCCACTCGGCTACCCAGCATGGGTTATTCCCTGGGCTCAGCCATGCCTGTCCAGAACATCCAGCTGCTGAGCCAGCTGTTGGGCCatggccagcacagcccctggggcagtGACTCTGGTGAGAGCCCATCTGCTCTGGAGAGGGGGTGTCTAGAGCCCCTCAAGCTGCCCTGGGGATCTGTTAAACTGAGGTCATCGATTGCgagacagcagcagcaccatcccctgcccctgagccctgccagcatggagagcctggcactgctgccagctggcAGGGATGGCCACGGTGAGCTGCCAGCTGCAAATGATGGAGCACCCTTTGCCTCGACCCACATA CAGGAGGCGCTGACCCCCGGGCACCTGAAGAAGGCCAAGCTGATGTTTTTCTTCACCCGCTACCCCAGCTCCACTCTGCTGAAGACCTACTTCCTTGATGTGCAG TTCAGCCGCTGCATCACCTCCCAGCTCATCAAGTGGTTCAGCAACTTCCGTGAGTTTTACTACATCCAGGTGGAGAAGTTtgcccggcaggccctgctggagGGTGTGGTGGATGCTTGCACTCTCCAGGTCTCCCGGGACTCGGAGCTCTTCCGTGCCCTCAACATGCACTACAACAAGGGGAATGACTTTGAG gtgccagggcgCTTCCTGGAGGTGGCCAGCCTGACACTGCAGGAGTTCTTCAGTGCCGTCAGGGCAGGCAAGGATGCCGACCCCTCCTGGAAGAAACCCATTTACAAAATCATTTCCAAACTGgacagtgacatcccagaggggttcaaagctgctggctgctcccaggaaCTGCTCCACAGCTGA